Proteins encoded by one window of Camelus bactrianus isolate YW-2024 breed Bactrian camel chromosome 9, ASM4877302v1, whole genome shotgun sequence:
- the FBXO46 gene encoding F-box only protein 46, which yields MDRGSLLPFQLWCPRPFGTYSQNQPRPPSAALKPSACPEPGNGAEPDHGPAHSENTPPALATEAPASQPGPLLSAAAAGDEGRVLLDTWYVIKPGNTKEKVAFFVAHQCGGGSRASSMKVKGHWGSDSSKAKRRRRCLEPTKAPPDPGGQEGSPAAEGAPASASEDVDLLSVAEMVALVEQRAALALQNYPRPSTPAPVVFVSAEQGGPAKGLGSERRAGGGDCSRVAEAVAHFEAQRDNPPAKGLRKEERPGPGPGEVRIAFRISNGREPRTPDGSLPNGSGGRPGCAYPGSPGPGARAKDKITCDLYQLISPSRDALPSNVEFLLARADEASEGETPAPARPEDTPPAPPPPPARDCGASGFHVDVVVTGVVDECIFFGKDGTKNVKEETVCLTVSPEEPPPPGQLFFLQSRGPDGPPEPPPADSPATAPGPDDAEGTADTSLCRLYRHVSHDFLEIRFKIQRLLEPRQYMLLLPEHVLVKIFSFLPTRALAALKCTCHHFKGIIEAFGVRATDSRWSRDPLYRDDPCKQCRKRYEKGDVSLCRWHPKPYHHDLPYGRSYWMCCRRADRETPGCCLGLHDNNWVLPCNGPGGGGGRAGREEGR from the coding sequence ATGGACCGAGGTAGCCTTCTGCCCTTCCAGCTGTGGTGCCCCCGGCCCTTTGGCACCTACTCCCAGAACCAGCCTCGCCCACCTTCCGCAGCCCTCAAGCCGTCAGCCTGCCCGGAGCCAGGCAACGGGGCGGAGCCAGACCATGGGCCTGCCCACTCAGAGAACACACCTCCAGCCTTGGCCACAGAggctcctgcctcccagcctggtCCACTTCTTTCAGCAGCAGCTGCTGGCGATGAGGGTCGAGTCTTGCTGGACACATGGTATGTTATCAAGCCCGGGAatacaaaggagaaggtggcctTCTTTGTGGCCCACCAGTGTGGTGGGGGCAGCCGAGCCAGCTCCATGAAGGTCAAGGGGCACTGGGGCAGTGACAGCTCCAAGGCCAAGCGGAGGAGGCGCTGTCTTGAGCCTACAAAGGCTCCACCAGACCCAGGGGGACAGGAGGGGTCCCCTGCTGCTGAGGGGGCCCCAGCCTCAGCCAGCGAGGATGTGGACCTGCTCTCTGTGGCCGAGATGGTGGCCCTGGTGGAACAGCGGGCCGCCCTGGCCCTTCAGAACTACCCACGCCCCAGCACCCCAGCGCCTGTGGTCTTTGTGTCGGCTGAGCAGGGTGGACCTGCCAAGGGGCTGGGGTCGGAGCGGCGGGCTGGTGGCGGGGACTGCAGCCGTGTAGCTGAGGCGGTGGCCCACTTTGAGGCCCAGCGGGACAACCCTCCAGCCAAGGGCCTCCGCAAGGAGGAGCGGCCTGGGCCAGGCCCCGGGGAAGTGCGCATCGCCTTCCGGATCTCCAACGGCCGAGAGCCCCGGACACCAGATGGCAGCTTGCCCAATGGGAGCGGGGGCCGGCCGGGTTGTGCCTACCCTGGCAGCCCAGGTCCTGGGGCCCGGGCCAAGGACAAGATCACCTGCGACCTGTACCAGCTTATCAGCCCCTCTCGGGATGCCCTCCCCAGCAACGTGGAGTTCCTGCTGGCCAGGGCAGATGAAGCCAGCGAGGGTgagaccccagcccctgccaggcCTGAGGACACTCCCCCGGcgccccctccaccccctgcccggGACTGCGGAGCATCTGGCTTCCATGTGGACGTGGTGGTAACGGGTGTGGTGGACGAGTGCATCTTCTTTGGTAAGGACGGCACCAAAAACGTGAAGGAGGAGACGGTGTGCCTGACCGTCAGCCCCGAGGAGCCACCCCCACCTGGCCAGCTCTTCTTCCTCCAGTCCCGTGGGCCAGATGGGCCGCCCGAGCCACCCCCAGCGGACTCGCCGGCCACCGCGCCAGGCCCCGACGATGCTGAGGGGACGGCGGACACCTCCCTGTGCCGCCTGTACCGGCACGTGTCGCATGACTTCCTGGAGATCCGCTTCAAGATCCAGCGGTTGCTGGAGCCCCGACAGTACATGCTGCTGCTGCCTGAGCATGTGTTGGTCAAGATCTTCAGCTTCCTGCCCACGCGGGCCCTGGCGGCCCTCAAGTGCACCTGCCACCACTTCAAGGGTATCATTGAGGCGTTCGGCGTGCGGGCCACAGACTCACGCTGGAGCCGCGACCCACTCTACCGCGATGACCCTTGCAAGCAGTGCCGCAAGAGATACGAAAAGGGCGATGTGTCTCTCTGCCGCTGGCACCCCAAGCCCTACCACCACGACCTGCCTTATGGACGTTCCTACTGGATGTGCTGCCGCCGAGCTGATCGCGAGACGCCCGGCTGCTGCCTGGGGCTGCACGATAACAACTGGGTGCTGCCCTGCAAtgggccgggcgggggcgggggacggGCCGGccgggaggaggggaggtga